A single window of Coffea eugenioides isolate CCC68of chromosome 7, Ceug_1.0, whole genome shotgun sequence DNA harbors:
- the LOC113777160 gene encoding uncharacterized protein LOC113777160 — MNRILIDGGSAVNIMSVRAMKELGISSDELSQSRLMIQGFNQGGQRAIGLIRLELLIEPVKIEKVSLQGFVRSKEEPAVEHYSLPTNQTQESFDPNAYRLLAKAGYNPNEKNTLGKLPPEVTGEKTHGLTPTQKILKERGYNVESSSMGLGYQPPSPVRIMIKKTSCNYVNEEIEVTSRKRSVFDRLGNKSKRTSVFDRLGPQPKNLKSPVYERLGKQGQEGTASCHHITISDPEEEEEDADDAPPELEQGVKNTVDELKEINLGTSDDPRPIYINSCMTPEEEKHIVPVRKKNGQIRVCVDFRDLNEACPKDDFPLPITELTVDATTGHEALSFLDGSSGYNQIRMAPEDEELTAFRTPKGIYCYKVMPFGLKNAGATYQRAMQRIFDDMLHRNVECYVDDLVVKSKKREDHIQDLRRVFQRLRRYQLKMNPLKCAFGVTSGKFLGFIVHQRGIEVDRSKIDAIVNMPEPRNIHELKGLQGKLAYIRRFISNLAGRCQPFSRLMKKRVPFERNESCRNAFTSIKAYLMNPPVLAAPIPGKPLILYISAHERSVGALFAQENDDGKENALYYLSRMMTSNELNYSPIEKLCLALIFVIQKLKHYFHAHTIRLISKSNPIKYVMAKPVLSDRLARWYLQFQQFEIIYVPAKAVKGQILADFLADHPVPAEWELTDELPDEEVFMVDSPWSMYFDGAAHRDGAGAGVVFYTPEADILPYSFTLTRRCSNNVAEYQALILGLETAVDMKQLHLRVYGDSKLVVNQLLGIYDVKKPELIPYYKYARQLMGYLGDVTIEHIPRNFNQ; from the exons ATGAATCGGATACTCATTGATGGGGGATCTGCTGTCAATATCATGTCCGTACGTGCTATGAAAGAGTTAGGAATCTCAAGTGATGAACTCTCCCAGAGCCGCCTCATGATCCAAGGATTTAACCAAGGGGGGCAAAGAGCAATTGGCCTCATAAGGCTTGAATTGCTCATTG AGCCTGTTAAAATTGAGAAGGTGAGCTTGCAAGGGTTTGTCCGTTCCAAAGAAGAACCGGCAGTGGAACATTACTCGCTACCAACTAATCAGACTCAAGAAAGTTTTGATCCAAACGCCTATAGACTTCTTGCTAAGGCGGGTTATAACCCAAATGAGAAGAATACATTGGGCAAACTCCCGCCTGAAGTAACTGGCGAGAAGACTCACGGATTGACACCTACGCAGAAAATATTGAAAGAAAGGGGCTATAATGTTGAAAGTTCATCGATGGGTCTTGGTTATCAACCGCCCTCTCCTGTTCGTATAATGATCAAAAAAACGAGTTGTAACTATGTGAACGAAGAAATAGAGGTCACAAGCCGAAAGAGATCTGTGTTCGACCGATTGGGAAATAAGTCAAAACGTACTTCTGTGTTTGACAGACTTGGCCCGCAGCCGAAAAATCTGAAGTCGCCCGTCTATGAGAGATTAGGCA AACAGGGTCAAGAAGGTACGGCTTCCTGTCACCATATTACGATCAGTGAtcccgaagaagaagaagaagatgcagatGATGCTCCTCCTGAACTTGAACAAGGGGTAAAAAATACAGTCGATGAGCTAAAAGAGATTAACCTTGGCACAAGCGACGATCCTCGCCCAATTTACATAAACTCTTGTATgactcctgaagaagaaaaaca CATCGTCCCTGTAAGGAAGAAGAATGGGCAAATTCGAGTTTGTGTTGACTTTCGAGACTTAAACGAGGCTTGCcccaaagatgattttcctctcCCCATCACAGAATTGACGGTAGATGCTACAACCGGGCATGAAGCACTATCTTTTCTCGATGGATCGTCTGGCTACAATCAAATACGCATGGCGCCCGAGGATGAGGAGCTAACTGCCTTCCGCACCCCCAAGGGAATTTATTGTTATAAAGTAATGCcgtttggcttgaaaaatgcTGGAGCGACATATCAAAGGGCAATGCAAAGAATATTTGATGATATGCTCCATAGAAATGTGGAGTGCTACGTTGATGACCttgtggtgaaatcaaagaagcgaGAGGATCATATTCAAGACCTTCGAAGAGTTTTCCAACGCCTTCGGAGGTACCAATTGAAGATGAATCCTTTGAAATGCGCATTCGGAGTCACTTCTGGCAAGTTTCTTGGTTTCATCGTTCATCAACGGGGAATAGAAGTCGATCGATCTAAAATTGATGCCATTGTGAACATGCCTGAACCGCGAAATATTCATGAATTAAAGGGCCTTCAAGGGAAATTGGCATATATCCGGaggtttatctctaatttggccGGACGATGCCAACCCTTTAGTCGACTGATGAAGAAAAGGGTACCCTTCGAGAGAAATGAATCGTGTAGGAATGCTTTTACAAGCATCAAAGCGTACCTCATGAATCCCCCAGTGCTGGCTGCGCCCATTCCAGGAAAACCATTGATTCTCTACATTTCCGCTCATGAACGGTCGGTTGGGGCCTTATTTGCTCAAGAAAACGATGATGGTAAGGAGAATGCACTGTATTACTTGAGCCGGATGATGACATCTAATGAGTTGAACTACTCGCCCATCGAGAAGTTGTGTTTGGCACTTATATTTGTCATTCAGAAGTTGAAACATTATTTTCATGCACATACTATTCGACTCATATCTAAGTCTAATCCCATTAAATATGTCATGGCAAAACCTGTACTATCTGATCGGCTCGCGAGATGGTACCTCCAATTTCaacaatttgaaattatttatgtacCTGCGAAAGCTGTCAAAGGACAAATATTGGCAGACTTTTTAGCCGATCATCCCGTACCTGCCGAGTGGGAATTGACTGATGAACTTCCCGatgaagaagtgtttatggTCGATTCGCCGTGGTCAATGTATTTCGATGGAGCTGCTCACCGCGATGGAGCTGGTGCGGGAGTTGTCTTTTATACTCCTGAAGCAGATATATTGCCATACTCTTTCACTTTAACACGTCGGTGTTCAAACAATGTGGCCGAATATCAAGCATTGATTCTCGGTCTGGAAACGGCCGTAGACATGAAGCAATTGCATCTTAGAGTTTAtggtgattcaaaattggtggtAAATCAACTTCTTGGTATTTATGATGTCAAGAAACCCGAATTAATCCCATATTATAAGTATGCAAGACAGCTCATGGGATATCTGGGCGATGTCACTATAGAACATATCCCTAGAAATTTCAACCAATAA